One genomic window of Malaciobacter molluscorum LMG 25693 includes the following:
- a CDS encoding LPS-assembly protein LptD: MFKKLVFICLVALCTSSNAKELSSEKFQIIANKLDTKGDIVTAIGDVVIFSPSYYGSAQKVVYNKKKETFEFFNDVLIVKDNSIQAQSEYAFLDNKNDALFQKPTLIFNNKSNLWMNSKDSKKQNDIVTLNNSILSSCDCEDPAWSIKSSSTEYNTETKWVNIFNPRLYIKNIPVFYFPYFGFSADNTRRTGLLIPTIGYGSEEGFIYAQPIYFAPADDYDFEFIPQIRTDRGKGLYSYFRYKPTEESYLRLGAGFFNEKDDYYKEKALEHQNHYGWEIYYTNEKILSDENSQDGLYADIRWLNDFEYRKLERKGGVSNSHNDEDEKKIESKINYFYNTPEYYGGVYFRYYLDKTLNSNEKTMQELPQGHFHKYAKPILLDDLLYSIDTRYTNYYRQDGVTANKYDISVPLSYSISLFDDYLQLNLKNETVFTHYKYDDTDSKLEDGTFIENITTVGLSTDLLKAYEDIIHTVNLSANYVDSATIKDDGDLYGINNDTNELSFFPISKTSRSIELALNQSFYDRDTLKQIINHKLKQSIVFDDLDNPELQNMENEIIYNYFYGTISNKVIYNHQDNTFTENSTSLTFNYGDFNLGLGYYMSKDTPNSGKEDLESYRINANYRISRDYSVGYYTNYNLKEDMRSRQGVLFSIMDDCWQIDLKYEKEVEAISSKIYDREEQDVLYVQILLKPIGGIKQQYTLEKTEE; encoded by the coding sequence ATGTTTAAAAAATTAGTTTTTATTTGTTTAGTTGCATTATGCACTTCATCAAATGCAAAAGAGTTAAGTAGTGAAAAGTTTCAAATTATTGCTAATAAGTTAGATACAAAAGGTGATATTGTAACAGCAATTGGTGATGTTGTTATTTTTTCTCCTTCATATTATGGTAGTGCACAAAAAGTTGTTTACAATAAAAAGAAAGAGACATTCGAATTTTTTAATGATGTATTAATTGTAAAAGATAATTCGATACAAGCTCAAAGTGAGTATGCTTTTTTAGATAATAAAAATGATGCATTATTTCAAAAACCAACTTTAATTTTTAATAATAAATCTAATTTATGGATGAATTCGAAAGATTCAAAAAAACAAAATGATATTGTAACTTTAAATAATAGTATTTTATCAAGTTGTGATTGTGAAGATCCTGCCTGGAGTATAAAATCATCAAGTACAGAGTATAATACTGAAACAAAATGGGTAAATATTTTTAATCCAAGACTTTATATTAAAAATATTCCAGTTTTTTATTTTCCTTATTTTGGTTTTTCTGCTGATAATACAAGAAGAACAGGTCTTTTAATTCCAACTATTGGATATGGTAGTGAAGAAGGTTTTATTTATGCACAACCTATATATTTCGCACCAGCAGATGATTATGATTTTGAATTTATTCCTCAAATTAGAACAGATAGAGGTAAAGGACTTTACTCTTATTTTAGATATAAACCAACTGAAGAATCATATTTAAGATTAGGTGCAGGTTTTTTTAATGAAAAAGATGATTATTATAAAGAAAAAGCATTAGAACATCAAAATCATTATGGTTGGGAAATTTATTATACAAATGAAAAAATCTTATCAGATGAAAACTCACAAGATGGATTATATGCGGATATTAGATGGCTTAATGATTTTGAATATAGAAAATTAGAGAGAAAGGGTGGAGTTAGTAATTCTCATAATGATGAAGATGAAAAGAAAATAGAATCTAAAATAAATTATTTTTATAATACACCTGAATATTATGGAGGAGTTTATTTTAGATATTATTTAGATAAAACCCTTAATTCAAATGAAAAAACTATGCAAGAATTACCTCAAGGACATTTTCATAAGTATGCTAAACCTATTTTACTTGATGATTTGTTATATTCAATTGATACAAGATATACAAATTATTATAGACAAGATGGTGTAACTGCAAATAAATATGATATTAGTGTACCTTTGTCTTATTCTATTTCTTTATTTGATGATTATTTACAATTAAATTTAAAAAATGAAACTGTATTTACACATTATAAATATGATGATACTGATTCAAAATTAGAAGATGGTACATTTATTGAAAATATTACTACTGTTGGGCTAAGTACAGATTTACTTAAAGCTTATGAAGATATTATTCACACAGTTAATTTAAGTGCAAATTATGTAGATTCTGCAACAATTAAGGATGATGGTGATTTATATGGAATTAATAATGATACTAATGAGTTAAGTTTTTTCCCTATATCTAAAACAAGTAGATCAATTGAGTTAGCATTAAATCAATCTTTTTATGATAGAGATACTTTAAAACAAATAATTAATCATAAATTAAAGCAATCAATTGTTTTTGATGATTTAGATAATCCTGAATTACAAAATATGGAAAATGAGATTATTTATAACTATTTTTATGGAACTATTTCTAATAAAGTTATATATAATCATCAAGATAATACTTTTACTGAAAACTCTACATCTTTAACTTTTAATTATGGTGATTTTAATTTAGGTCTTGGATATTATATGTCAAAAGATACTCCAAATTCAGGAAAAGAGGATTTAGAATCTTATAGAATAAATGCTAATTACAGAATTTCAAGAGATTATTCAGTTGGGTATTATACAAATTATAATCTAAAAGAGGATATGAGAAGTAGACAAGGTGTTTTATTCTCAATTATGGATGATTGTTGGCAAATTGACTTAAAATATGAAAAAGAGGTTGAAGCAATATCAAGTAAAATCTACGATAGAGAAGAACAAGATGTTTTATATGTACAAATTTTGTTAAAACCAATAGGTGGAATAAAACAACAATACACACTTGAGAAAACAGAAGAGTAA
- a CDS encoding RDD family protein codes for MNNNTDLQLASIRSRALAFIVDDLLITILVFIIFGDTIKAAGDDITLAINIISTQFVVPLLIIKFTYQAFFIWYYGATVGKIMLKIRVIDYNNFGRVSLEGAIFRSIGRIFSEMFFYIGFILGFFDQARQTFHDKIGRTLVVNV; via the coding sequence ATGAATAATAATACAGATTTACAATTAGCATCTATTAGATCAAGAGCATTAGCTTTTATAGTTGATGATTTGTTAATTACAATTCTTGTATTTATTATTTTTGGAGATACGATTAAAGCTGCTGGTGATGATATTACTCTTGCAATTAATATAATTTCAACTCAATTTGTTGTACCACTTTTGATTATAAAATTTACATATCAAGCTTTTTTTATATGGTATTATGGTGCAACTGTAGGTAAAATTATGTTAAAAATTAGAGTAATTGATTATAATAATTTTGGAAGAGTCTCTTTGGAAGGTGCTATTTTTAGATCTATAGGAAGAATTTTTAGTGAAATGTTCTTTTATATTGGATTTATATTAGGATTTTTTGATCAAGCAAGACAAACATTCCATGATAAAATTGGTAGGACGTTGGTAGTTAATGTTTAA
- the purD gene encoding phosphoribosylamine--glycine ligase gives MNILILGSGGREYSIGLSIYKEKKHNLFFMPGNGATQDLGQNINIKDYKKLALWAKENNIDLTIVGPEAPLVDGVVDIFKEENLTIFGPSSAAAKLEGSKVYMKNILKKYNIPTAAFLETNNEKEAHDFIDTMSEPIVVKADGLCAGKGVIIAQSKDEAKKAASEMLSGSSFGEAGTNVVIEEFLDGYELSIFAICDGENYKVLPAAQDHKRVGNNDTGPNTGGMGAYAPTPLVNEDIYKKVEDRVIKPTLEGMKNEGAPFEGVLFIGVMVVKGEPIILEYNVRFGDPECEILMPLLETPVSELFYKGATKDLNNLDIKIKNQYSVGVVMASENYPYSSSEPAEIIIDNIVDEDIQKNTHISFAGVSRENDKLMATGGRVLVCVGSGDSIKQARDRAYALCGQVHFAGKKCRTDIAYQALK, from the coding sequence GTGAATATATTAATTCTTGGAAGTGGTGGAAGAGAGTACTCTATAGGTCTTAGTATTTATAAAGAAAAAAAACATAATTTATTTTTTATGCCAGGAAATGGTGCAACACAAGACTTAGGACAAAATATTAATATAAAAGATTATAAAAAGTTGGCTTTATGGGCAAAAGAAAATAATATTGATTTAACGATTGTAGGTCCTGAAGCTCCGCTAGTTGATGGTGTAGTTGATATTTTTAAAGAAGAAAATTTAACAATTTTTGGACCAAGTAGTGCAGCAGCTAAATTGGAAGGTTCAAAAGTTTATATGAAAAATATATTAAAAAAATATAATATTCCAACAGCTGCATTTTTAGAAACTAATAATGAAAAAGAAGCTCATGATTTTATTGATACAATGAGCGAACCAATAGTTGTAAAAGCAGATGGTTTATGTGCAGGTAAAGGTGTTATTATTGCACAATCTAAAGATGAAGCAAAAAAAGCAGCAAGTGAAATGTTAAGTGGTAGTTCTTTTGGTGAAGCAGGAACAAATGTTGTAATTGAAGAGTTTTTAGATGGATATGAATTATCTATTTTTGCAATTTGTGATGGAGAAAATTATAAAGTCTTACCAGCAGCACAAGATCACAAAAGAGTAGGGAATAATGATACTGGACCAAATACAGGTGGTATGGGTGCTTATGCTCCAACTCCTTTAGTAAATGAAGATATTTATAAAAAAGTTGAAGATAGAGTAATTAAACCAACTTTAGAAGGAATGAAAAATGAAGGTGCACCTTTTGAAGGTGTATTATTTATTGGAGTTATGGTAGTAAAAGGTGAACCTATAATTCTTGAATATAATGTAAGATTTGGTGATCCAGAATGTGAGATTTTAATGCCTTTATTAGAAACACCTGTTTCTGAACTTTTTTATAAAGGTGCTACAAAAGATTTAAATAATTTAGATATAAAAATTAAAAATCAATATAGTGTTGGTGTTGTTATGGCTAGTGAAAATTATCCTTATTCTAGTAGTGAACCAGCAGAAATCATTATTGATAATATTGTAGATGAAGATATTCAAAAAAATACACATATCTCTTTTGCGGGAGTATCAAGAGAAAATGATAAACTTATGGCAACAGGAGGAAGAGTTTTGGTTTGTGTCGGTTCTGGAGATTCTATAAAACAAGCAAGAGATAGAGCTTATGCTTTATGCGGGCAAGTTCATTTTGCAGGTAAAAAATGTAGAACAGATATTGCTTATCAAGCTTTAAAGTAA
- a CDS encoding uroporphyrinogen-III synthase, whose protein sequence is MPKIYLLNNQKYEDVINLEIFKIKYIEKNIDFGNYDALIFTSKNAIYSIDSFGNEWKNINSYVIAKKTSDVAINLGGKVSFIGNSGHGNEFAKELVPLLKNKKVLFLKAKRVVSSLVDILKENKIDINEEIVYETVCNDKLESITIEKGSIVIFTSPSSVDCFFKKYSWNNSLKAIVIGKTTAKYLPENVDFEISNYTSVDECVNLAKRYLF, encoded by the coding sequence ATGCCAAAAATATATTTATTAAATAATCAAAAATATGAAGATGTTATAAATCTTGAAATTTTTAAGATTAAATATATTGAAAAAAATATTGATTTTGGTAATTATGATGCCTTAATTTTTACATCAAAAAATGCCATTTATTCAATTGATTCTTTTGGTAATGAATGGAAGAATATTAATTCTTATGTAATTGCTAAAAAAACTTCTGATGTTGCTATTAATCTTGGAGGAAAAGTCTCTTTCATTGGAAATAGTGGACATGGAAATGAATTTGCAAAAGAATTGGTGCCTCTTTTAAAAAATAAAAAAGTTTTATTTCTAAAAGCTAAAAGAGTTGTTTCTTCTTTAGTTGATATTTTAAAGGAAAATAAAATAGATATTAATGAAGAAATTGTTTATGAAACTGTTTGCAATGATAAATTAGAAAGTATTACAATTGAAAAGGGTTCAATTGTAATTTTTACGTCTCCTTCTAGTGTTGATTGTTTTTTTAAAAAATATTCATGGAATAACTCTTTAAAAGCCATAGTAATTGGTAAAACTACTGCTAAATATTTACCTGAAAATGTAGATTTTGAAATTAGTAATTATACATCAGTTGATGAATGTGTAAATCTTGCAAAGAGATATTTGTTTTAA
- the der gene encoding ribosome biogenesis GTPase Der, producing MNEPLVKIALIGQPNVGKSSLFNRIAQQRIAIVSDLAGTTRDIRKHEVEVLGRKALMLDTGGIDETNDEIFSNVKRKAIDCAKEADIILFMVDGKKLPDDKDKELFYELQNLGKKLALVVNKIDNDKEKERLWSFYEFGINDENLFGISVSHNRGTKSLFEWVANLLPEEEKVEEVINEEEVDEGLEDFLIPKEDTIIEEDNNEINVAIIGRTNVGKSSILNALIGEERSVVSSISGTTIDPVDESFEYKEKKITFVDTAGLRRRGKIEGIEKYALMRTKEMLKKANLALVILDASEELVDLDEKIAGLVDEYGLGTIIVLNKWDENSETFKELEKKVRRKFKFLFYAPIIAVSAKTGRSIDRLKDKIVEIYDNYSQRIPTSSLNKIVEEAVIRHALPSPNGAYLRIYYATQFQSNPPRIALIMNKPNLLHFSYKRYLINFLRDNINFEGTPIHVLTRKKGERIYDEELEDTFQG from the coding sequence ATGAATGAACCGTTAGTAAAGATTGCTTTAATTGGACAACCAAATGTTGGTAAAAGTTCACTTTTTAATAGAATTGCACAACAAAGAATTGCAATTGTTTCAGACTTAGCAGGAACAACTAGAGATATAAGAAAGCATGAAGTAGAAGTTTTAGGTAGAAAGGCATTAATGCTTGACACAGGTGGTATCGATGAAACAAATGATGAAATATTCTCTAATGTAAAAAGAAAAGCAATTGATTGTGCTAAAGAAGCTGATATAATACTTTTTATGGTAGATGGAAAAAAATTACCTGATGATAAAGATAAAGAACTATTTTATGAGCTTCAAAATCTTGGTAAAAAACTAGCATTAGTTGTAAATAAAATTGATAATGATAAAGAAAAAGAGAGACTTTGGTCTTTTTATGAATTTGGAATTAATGATGAAAATCTTTTTGGTATTTCTGTTTCTCATAATAGAGGTACAAAATCTTTATTTGAATGGGTAGCAAATCTTTTGCCAGAAGAAGAGAAAGTTGAAGAAGTTATTAATGAAGAAGAAGTTGATGAAGGACTTGAAGATTTTTTAATACCTAAAGAAGACACAATAATTGAAGAAGATAATAATGAAATTAATGTTGCAATTATTGGAAGAACTAATGTTGGTAAAAGTTCAATTTTAAATGCATTAATTGGAGAGGAGCGATCAGTTGTCTCATCTATTTCAGGAACTACAATAGACCCTGTTGATGAATCATTTGAATATAAAGAAAAGAAAATTACATTTGTTGATACAGCTGGTTTAAGAAGAAGAGGTAAAATTGAAGGTATTGAAAAATATGCTTTAATGAGAACTAAAGAGATGCTAAAGAAGGCGAATCTTGCACTAGTTATTTTAGATGCATCAGAAGAATTAGTTGATTTGGATGAGAAAATAGCAGGTTTAGTTGATGAATATGGCTTAGGAACAATTATTGTTTTAAATAAATGGGATGAAAACAGTGAAACTTTTAAAGAGTTAGAGAAAAAAGTTAGAAGAAAATTTAAATTTTTATTTTATGCTCCAATTATTGCAGTTTCTGCAAAAACAGGTAGAAGTATTGATAGATTAAAAGATAAAATTGTTGAAATTTATGATAATTATTCTCAAAGAATACCTACTTCTTCATTAAATAAAATTGTTGAAGAAGCGGTTATTAGACATGCTCTTCCTAGTCCCAATGGTGCATATCTACGAATATATTACGCAACACAATTTCAATCTAATCCACCTCGTATTGCATTAATTATGAATAAACCTAATTTATTACATTTTTCTTATAAAAGATACTTAATTAACTTTTTGAGAGATAATATTAATTTTGAAGGTACACCAATTCATGTGCTTACTCGAAAAAAAGGTGAAAGAATTTATGATGAAGAGTTAGAAGATACTTTTCAAGGATAA
- the hpf gene encoding ribosome hibernation-promoting factor, HPF/YfiA family, translating to MNTSIVGRHIELTEPIKDYINSSVEIFKKYNLDIISVNSIISQDEKNGKKAFTFEFTINIAHLDTIVVKQKDKDLYSAVDIAVDRVSKVLRRHHDKITGHKATKLSEVDANVVEDEVAAQLEKFENEIIPVKMASYKPIDIEEALDSLKNSDDLFKVFYDKDDNLRVLYKTKEEGKFGLY from the coding sequence ATGAATACAAGTATTGTAGGAAGACACATAGAATTAACAGAGCCAATTAAAGATTATATTAATAGTTCAGTAGAAATTTTTAAAAAATATAACTTAGATATAATATCAGTTAATTCAATTATTTCACAAGATGAAAAAAATGGAAAAAAAGCTTTTACTTTTGAATTTACTATAAATATTGCACATCTTGATACAATTGTTGTAAAACAAAAAGATAAAGATCTTTATTCTGCAGTTGATATTGCAGTTGATAGAGTATCTAAAGTATTAAGAAGACATCATGACAAAATTACAGGACATAAAGCAACTAAATTATCAGAAGTTGATGCAAATGTTGTTGAAGATGAAGTTGCAGCACAACTTGAAAAATTTGAAAATGAGATTATTCCTGTAAAAATGGCTTCTTATAAACCAATTGATATAGAAGAGGCTCTTGATAGCTTAAAAAATTCTGATGATTTATTTAAAGTATTTTATGATAAAGATGATAATCTTAGAGTATTATATAAAACAAAAGAAGAAGGAAAATTTGGTTTATACTAA
- a CDS encoding FtsK/SpoIIIE family DNA translocase, with the protein MVKKILSLIILFIIFYLEFSIFASSQQSVGKIGYVFAQISHQYFGYLSYVYLFLFLYPLYIINFKQNFDYADFSLKSMVVILLLFSSLTLQALIVNSKLYSGIIGSIIVEDLTPFIGNAGLWIFVIVGFVITATVLFEDNNFDFKVKIPNIKFSKKNISNVNKRVKVKKNDSNRRIKKEKQQEKVTIKEQGDTAEILIEPTLDNIENIEEFKDLVKEEKIDELSIKEVIEEQKEKGNVEEANSIEELATQHGIIVDELEENKKLLDEIELGKTEKPKDFELPSPKFFQASPKEKKSKISEAVIDRKIGDLLDKLSMFKIEGDVVRTYTGPVVTTFEFKPAPNVKVSKILNLQDDLAMALKAQTIRIQAPIPGKDVVGIEVPNDDMQTIYIRELLESEIFQNAKSPLTMILGKDIVGKPFVTDLKKLPHLLIAGTTGSGKSVGINAMILSLLYKNSPDNLKLVMIDPKMLEFSMYNDIPHLLTPVITKATDAINALSNMVAEMERRYTLMSQTRTKNIENYNEKAKKESYDPFPYIVVVIDELADLMMTSGKDVEHSIARLAQMARASGIHLIVATQRPSVDVVTGLIKANLPSRLSYKVGQKVDSKIILDSLGAESLLGRGDMLFTPPGVSGLVRIHAPWSMENEIEQVVDFLKDQREVEYDMNFVKDRNNSNISDSSGVELGELDELYEDAKQVVITDNKTSISYIQRKLRIGYNRAATIVEQLEKTGVLSEANAKGNREILL; encoded by the coding sequence ATAGTTAAAAAAATATTATCATTAATTATACTTTTTATTATATTTTATTTAGAATTTTCTATATTTGCATCTAGTCAACAAAGTGTTGGAAAGATAGGATATGTTTTTGCTCAAATTTCACATCAATATTTTGGGTATCTTTCATATGTTTATCTATTTTTATTTTTGTATCCACTTTATATTATTAATTTTAAACAAAATTTTGATTATGCAGATTTTTCTTTAAAATCAATGGTAGTAATACTTCTTTTATTTAGTTCTTTAACTTTGCAAGCACTTATTGTAAACTCTAAGTTATATAGTGGAATTATTGGTTCAATTATTGTTGAAGATTTAACTCCATTTATAGGAAATGCAGGATTATGGATATTTGTTATTGTAGGTTTTGTAATAACTGCAACTGTTTTATTTGAAGATAATAATTTTGATTTTAAAGTAAAAATACCTAATATAAAATTTTCTAAAAAAAATATATCAAATGTAAACAAAAGAGTAAAAGTTAAAAAAAACGATTCAAATAGAAGAATAAAAAAAGAAAAACAACAAGAGAAAGTAACAATTAAAGAACAAGGTGATACAGCAGAAATTTTAATAGAACCGACATTAGATAATATAGAAAATATTGAAGAGTTTAAAGATTTAGTAAAAGAAGAAAAAATTGATGAACTTTCTATTAAAGAAGTAATTGAAGAACAAAAAGAAAAAGGAAATGTTGAAGAGGCAAATAGTATTGAAGAGTTAGCTACTCAACATGGAATAATAGTAGATGAACTAGAAGAAAATAAAAAACTCCTTGATGAAATTGAACTAGGTAAAACTGAAAAACCAAAAGATTTTGAACTTCCTTCACCTAAATTCTTTCAAGCATCTCCTAAAGAAAAAAAATCAAAAATTTCAGAAGCTGTAATTGATAGAAAAATTGGAGATTTGCTTGATAAGCTATCAATGTTTAAAATTGAAGGGGATGTAGTAAGAACTTATACTGGTCCAGTTGTAACTACTTTTGAATTTAAACCTGCACCTAATGTGAAAGTATCAAAAATTCTTAATCTACAAGATGACTTAGCTATGGCTTTAAAAGCTCAAACAATTAGAATTCAAGCTCCAATTCCAGGAAAAGATGTTGTAGGAATTGAAGTTCCAAATGATGATATGCAAACAATATATATAAGAGAGTTGCTTGAAAGTGAAATTTTTCAAAATGCAAAATCTCCACTAACTATGATTTTAGGAAAAGATATTGTTGGAAAACCTTTTGTTACTGATTTAAAAAAGTTACCTCATTTATTAATTGCAGGAACTACAGGTTCTGGTAAATCAGTTGGTATTAATGCAATGATATTATCACTTTTATATAAGAATTCTCCAGATAATTTAAAGCTAGTTATGATAGATCCAAAGATGCTTGAATTTTCAATGTATAATGATATTCCTCATTTATTAACTCCTGTTATCACAAAAGCAACAGATGCTATAAACGCTCTGTCTAATATGGTTGCCGAGATGGAAAGAAGATATACATTAATGTCTCAAACTAGAACTAAAAATATCGAAAATTATAATGAAAAAGCAAAAAAAGAGAGTTATGATCCTTTTCCTTATATCGTAGTTGTTATTGATGAATTAGCTGATTTAATGATGACAAGTGGGAAAGATGTTGAACATTCAATTGCAAGATTAGCGCAAATGGCAAGAGCAAGTGGAATTCATTTAATTGTTGCAACACAAAGACCTTCTGTTGATGTTGTTACAGGACTTATTAAAGCTAATTTACCAAGTAGATTATCTTATAAAGTGGGTCAAAAAGTTGATTCAAAAATAATTTTAGATTCATTAGGTGCAGAGTCATTATTGGGAAGAGGGGATATGTTATTTACTCCTCCAGGAGTGTCAGGTTTAGTTAGAATACATGCACCTTGGTCTATGGAAAATGAAATAGAACAAGTAGTTGATTTCTTAAAAGATCAAAGAGAAGTTGAATATGATATGAACTTTGTTAAAGATAGAAATAACTCAAATATTTCTGATTCTTCAGGTGTTGAATTAGGTGAATTAGATGAGTTATATGAAGATGCAAAACAAGTAGTTATAACTGATAACAAAACATCTATTTCTTATATTCAAAGAAAATTGAGAATAGGTTATAATAGAGCTGCAACTATAGTTGAACAACTTGAAAAAACAGGAGTTTTATCTGAAGCAAATGCTAAAGGTAATAGAGAAATTCTTCTATAA
- the lpxD gene encoding UDP-3-O-(3-hydroxymyristoyl)glucosamine N-acyltransferase gives MKLKQIAQALGIECDNDVEITALNTLKDSNEHELSFLENKKYVHDLSTTKAAAVFVKENFSNQVPKGTIALICEEPYIALAKASKFFAPNLVEKEGIEPVIGENTTILPNVYLGKNTKIGKSCTIMAGAFIGDDVQIGDNTVIYPNVSIYRDCKIGSDCIIHSGTVIGSDGFGFANDNGKYVKIYQNGNVIIGNDVEIGSNTSIDRAAFKSTIIEDGVRIDNLVHIAHNCKLGKGSILTGQVGLSGSTTLNQYVIMGGQSATAGHLEIAPFTTIAARGGVTKSIITPKKFWAGFPLMEHRTWLKLQGKIAMLLKK, from the coding sequence ATGAAATTAAAACAAATAGCTCAAGCATTAGGTATAGAATGTGATAATGATGTTGAGATTACAGCTTTAAATACTTTGAAAGATTCAAATGAACATGAACTTTCATTTCTAGAAAATAAGAAATATGTACATGATTTATCAACAACAAAAGCAGCTGCGGTTTTTGTAAAAGAAAATTTTTCTAATCAAGTACCAAAAGGTACAATTGCTTTAATTTGTGAAGAACCTTATATAGCTTTAGCAAAAGCTAGTAAGTTTTTTGCTCCAAATTTAGTAGAAAAAGAAGGGATAGAACCAGTTATTGGTGAAAATACAACAATTTTACCTAATGTGTATCTTGGTAAAAATACAAAAATTGGTAAAAGTTGTACAATTATGGCAGGTGCTTTTATTGGAGATGATGTTCAAATAGGTGATAATACAGTTATTTATCCCAATGTTTCCATTTATAGAGATTGTAAAATTGGAAGTGATTGTATCATTCATTCTGGAACAGTAATTGGAAGTGATGGATTTGGTTTTGCAAACGATAATGGAAAATATGTAAAAATTTATCAAAATGGAAATGTAATTATTGGAAATGATGTAGAAATTGGTTCAAATACTTCGATTGATAGAGCTGCTTTTAAATCAACAATAATTGAAGATGGCGTTAGAATTGATAACTTGGTGCATATCGCTCATAATTGTAAGTTAGGGAAAGGTTCTATTCTTACAGGACAAGTTGGACTTTCAGGATCTACAACTTTAAATCAATATGTTATAATGGGTGGTCAAAGTGCAACTGCCGGACATTTAGAAATTGCTCCATTTACTACAATAGCTGCACGTGGTGGAGTAACAAAATCTATTATCACTCCTAAAAAATTCTGGGCAGGTTTTCCTTTAATGGAACATAGAACATGGCTAAAATTACAAGGTAAAATAGCTATGTTATTAAAGAAATAA
- the ilvN gene encoding acetolactate synthase small subunit produces MNNFNHYYDSETIRQVISVIVINEHNALSRIVGLFSARGYNIDSLTVAPITGSEYSRMTIVTTGDKRVIDQIVKQLNKLIPVLKVNEHKNVIEKETVLIKIPINQPISDVEVIARAYNGHIQNVTDDAIVISATDEPHRIANFTNIMNNRFNPLEIVKSGVVAMER; encoded by the coding sequence ATGAATAATTTTAATCATTATTATGATAGTGAAACTATAAGACAAGTTATTTCTGTTATTGTCATAAATGAACATAATGCACTTTCAAGAATAGTAGGTCTTTTTTCTGCAAGAGGATATAATATAGATTCATTAACAGTAGCTCCTATTACAGGTAGTGAATATTCTAGAATGACTATAGTTACAACAGGAGATAAAAGAGTTATTGATCAAATTGTAAAACAATTAAATAAATTAATTCCTGTTTTAAAAGTAAATGAGCATAAGAATGTTATTGAAAAAGAGACAGTTTTAATAAAAATACCAATTAATCAACCAATAAGTGATGTTGAAGTAATTGCAAGAGCATACAATGGACATATTCAAAATGTTACTGATGATGCAATTGTTATTTCAGCAACAGATGAACCACATAGAATTGCAAATTTTACAAATATAATGAATAATAGATTCAACCCTCTTGAAATAGTAAAAAGTGGTGTTGTTGCAATGGAGAGATAG